One Bacteroidales bacterium genomic region harbors:
- a CDS encoding ATP phosphoribosyltransferase, which produces MEIVKLAIQKSGRLSEKSLQLLLECGIGFENGERRLVARAHNFPVELLFLRDDDIPQYVFDGVADAGIVGENIIAEKEYPVYILEKLGFARCRLSLAVPKSVNYTGPGWLQGKRIATSYPRTLKKYLSENNLEAEIHEISGSVEIAPGIGLADAIFDIVSSGSTLISNGLKEVETIMHSQAILIKNSNLSGEKNQILDRMLFRIRAVQKAKSNKYILLNAPNESIPEITRLIPGMKSPTVIPLAMKGWSSLHSVVNENDFWEVIGKLKELGAQGILVIPIEKMIV; this is translated from the coding sequence ATGGAAATTGTTAAACTGGCCATTCAAAAATCAGGGCGACTGAGTGAAAAATCTCTCCAGTTGCTTTTGGAATGCGGAATTGGATTTGAAAACGGAGAGCGCCGGCTTGTTGCACGGGCCCATAACTTTCCCGTGGAACTTCTCTTTCTCCGCGATGATGATATCCCTCAGTATGTCTTCGATGGCGTAGCCGATGCGGGTATTGTCGGTGAAAATATAATTGCCGAAAAAGAATATCCGGTATACATATTGGAAAAGCTGGGGTTTGCACGTTGCCGACTCTCCCTGGCAGTACCGAAATCAGTAAACTATACCGGACCTGGATGGCTTCAGGGAAAACGAATAGCCACTTCCTATCCCCGAACACTGAAAAAGTATCTCAGCGAAAACAATCTGGAAGCTGAAATACATGAAATCAGCGGAAGCGTGGAAATTGCTCCCGGAATAGGACTGGCCGACGCTATTTTTGATATTGTCAGCTCCGGTAGCACCCTTATCAGCAACGGGTTAAAAGAGGTTGAAACCATTATGCATTCCCAGGCTATTCTGATTAAGAATTCCAACCTTTCCGGCGAAAAAAACCAGATTCTCGACCGGATGCTTTTCAGAATAAGAGCCGTTCAGAAAGCAAAGAGCAATAAATATATTTTGCTGAATGCTCCCAACGAAAGCATCCCTGAAATAACCCGCCTGATACCCGGTATGAAAAGTCCTACCGTTATACCACTGGCCATGAAAGGCTGGAGTTCACTCCATTCTGTGGTAAATGAAAATGACTTCTGGGAAGTTATCGGCAAGCTGAAAGAACTCGGAGCCCAGGGAATTCTGGTTATTCCTATTGAAAAAATGATCGTTTGA
- the hisD gene encoding histidinol dehydrogenase: MQIITDPPRNTWDELLARPLLKSDVLEESVRKILEEVRREGDSAIRSLTARFDGADIPVSRVAPAEFEQADARLSSDTKKAIDIAIANITRFHKAQIPAEIRVETTPGVQCWQKCVPIQRVGLYVPGGSAPLFSTVLMLGIPARLAGCERIVLCTPPGKDTAVHPAILYSAKAIGITEVYKIGGVQAIAAMAYGTETVPAVNKIFGPGNQYVTIAKQIVSRQGVAIDLPAGPSEVMVIADETAIPSFVASDLLAQAEHGPDSQVILITTRPEIVQPVLSELHTQLTALPRKKIAEQSLSASKIIVVKDNQTLMELVNEYAPEHLIIAARDAENLARQVLNAGSVFIGNYSPESAGDYASGTNHTLPTYGYARVSGGVNMDSFLKKITFQELSEFGLRNLGPAVMNMAAVEELEGHRNAVKVRFDYLSKKQS; the protein is encoded by the coding sequence ATGCAAATAATAACAGATCCTCCAAGAAATACATGGGATGAATTGCTTGCCCGGCCCCTGCTGAAAAGCGATGTGCTGGAAGAATCGGTAAGGAAGATTCTTGAAGAGGTCCGCAGGGAAGGGGATAGCGCCATTCGCTCACTCACAGCCAGATTTGACGGTGCCGATATTCCTGTATCGCGGGTGGCACCGGCAGAATTTGAACAGGCTGATGCACGGCTTTCTTCCGATACCAAAAAAGCTATTGACATAGCCATTGCCAACATTACCAGGTTTCACAAAGCGCAGATACCAGCTGAAATAAGGGTGGAAACTACTCCGGGTGTTCAGTGCTGGCAAAAATGTGTTCCGATTCAAAGAGTTGGCCTTTATGTTCCCGGAGGTTCAGCTCCGCTTTTTTCCACCGTGCTGATGCTCGGTATACCTGCCAGACTGGCTGGTTGTGAGCGCATCGTGCTGTGCACACCGCCCGGAAAAGATACAGCCGTCCATCCGGCCATTCTCTATTCAGCAAAAGCAATAGGAATTACTGAAGTGTACAAAATTGGAGGAGTACAGGCTATTGCAGCCATGGCATACGGCACTGAAACCGTCCCGGCAGTGAACAAAATTTTCGGCCCCGGAAACCAGTATGTTACCATTGCCAAACAAATTGTCAGCCGGCAGGGAGTAGCCATTGATCTTCCGGCCGGCCCGTCAGAGGTAATGGTTATAGCTGATGAAACCGCCATTCCTTCATTCGTGGCTTCCGATTTACTGGCCCAGGCAGAACATGGCCCCGACAGCCAGGTGATTCTGATTACAACCCGACCCGAAATCGTGCAACCGGTGCTGTCAGAATTGCATACTCAACTCACAGCCCTGCCCCGGAAAAAAATCGCCGAACAAAGCCTTTCCGCCAGCAAAATTATTGTTGTTAAAGACAATCAGACGCTGATGGAATTGGTTAACGAATACGCACCCGAACACCTGATCATCGCTGCCCGTGATGCAGAAAACCTTGCCAGGCAGGTTCTTAACGCCGGTTCGGTTTTTATCGGCAACTATTCCCCGGAAAGCGCAGGAGATTATGCCTCAGGTACCAACCATACTCTCCCAACCTATGGTTATGCCAGAGTTTCCGGCGGGGTCAATATGGACTCCTTCCTGAAGAAAATTACTTTCCAGGAACTTTCAGAGTTTGGCCTGCGAAATCTGGGACCGGCTGTAATGAACATGGCCGCCGTCGAAGAACTTGAAGGCCATCGGAATGCTGTTAAAGTTCGTTTTGATTATCTGAGCAAAAAACAAAGCTGA